The following proteins are encoded in a genomic region of Chlorogloeopsis sp. ULAP01:
- a CDS encoding cytochrome P450: MLAHKLPNGPQSHPWVQTYQWMSSPLEYMEDCAKRYGDIFTLRIGPVFTPQVFISNPQAIQQIFTTDPKQLDSGESAGIKSPLLGQQSLLTLEGKPHQRQRKLLTPPLHGERMLAYGELIREITLQVSDCSPVGEQFSVLPSMQTISFQVILKAVFGLEEGPRYEKLRQRLIAILNPKAPLLTALMFLFPILRKDFGRWSPWGIFMHKIQQLDELIYAEIQERKEQPDPSRTDILSLMMAARDEQGQPMTDVELRDELITLLVAGHETTASSLAWALYWIHHLPDVREKLLQELDGLGTNPDPNMILRSPYLNAVCCETLRLYPVVMLALNRLVKSPLEIMGYELEPGTLVIPCIYLTHHREDLYPESKLFKPGRFLERQFAPYEYLPFGGGNRRCIGMAFALFEMKMVLATLLSRWQMELADSKPVQAVRNGALFRPSGGVRMVVKGRRVYQEQPSESVSSSIK; the protein is encoded by the coding sequence ATGCTTGCACATAAACTGCCTAACGGCCCTCAAAGTCATCCTTGGGTACAGACATATCAGTGGATGAGTAGCCCGTTGGAATATATGGAAGACTGTGCAAAACGCTACGGCGATATCTTCACTCTTAGGATCGGCCCAGTTTTTACTCCTCAAGTGTTTATTAGCAATCCTCAAGCGATTCAACAGATTTTTACCACTGATCCAAAACAGTTGGACTCCGGTGAATCAGCAGGTATTAAATCGCCTCTATTGGGACAACAATCTCTATTGACATTAGAAGGAAAACCTCACCAACGGCAAAGAAAGCTTTTAACTCCTCCTTTACATGGAGAACGGATGTTAGCTTATGGTGAACTGATTCGTGAGATCACATTGCAAGTAAGCGATTGCTCTCCAGTTGGAGAACAATTTTCAGTTCTGCCATCTATGCAAACAATATCCTTCCAGGTAATTTTAAAAGCAGTATTTGGTCTAGAGGAAGGGCCGCGTTACGAAAAACTGAGACAAAGGTTGATTGCCATACTCAATCCCAAAGCGCCTCTGTTGACAGCACTCATGTTTCTTTTCCCGATACTGCGTAAGGATTTTGGACGGTGGAGTCCTTGGGGAATCTTTATGCACAAAATCCAGCAACTTGACGAACTCATCTATGCCGAGATTCAAGAACGCAAAGAGCAACCCGATCCATCTCGAACTGATATTCTGTCTTTAATGATGGCGGCGAGGGACGAACAAGGGCAGCCAATGACAGATGTAGAGTTACGCGATGAGTTAATTACTTTATTAGTAGCAGGTCATGAAACAACAGCAAGTTCTTTAGCATGGGCGCTCTACTGGATTCACCATCTTCCTGATGTGCGCGAGAAACTGTTGCAAGAACTAGATGGACTAGGTACTAATCCCGATCCAAACATGATTTTGCGATCGCCCTATTTAAATGCTGTCTGCTGTGAAACACTGCGCCTATATCCAGTGGTGATGCTGGCATTAAATAGATTGGTAAAATCACCGCTAGAAATTATGGGCTACGAGTTGGAGCCTGGTACTTTAGTGATTCCCTGTATTTATTTAACTCATCATCGAGAAGATTTGTATCCCGAATCCAAGCTGTTTAAGCCAGGGCGTTTTCTAGAACGTCAATTTGCTCCCTATGAGTATTTACCATTTGGTGGTGGTAACCGTCGCTGTATAGGTATGGCATTTGCTTTGTTTGAAATGAAAATGGTTCTGGCTACGCTGTTGTCTCGCTGGCAGATGGAATTAGCTGATAGTAAACCAGTACAGGCAGTACGTAATGGCGCTCTATTTAGACCTAGTGGTGGTGTCAGGATGGTGGTGAAGGGGAGGCGTGTATACCAAGAGCAACCCTCCGAATCTGTGAGTAGTTCAATTAAGTGA